From Puntigrus tetrazona isolate hp1 chromosome 8, ASM1883169v1, whole genome shotgun sequence, the proteins below share one genomic window:
- the slc12a5b gene encoding solute carrier family 12 member 5b: MLNNLTECEEGDGGPNSQGDATSKESSPFINSSTSDVEKSQQYDGKNMALFEEEMDTSPMVSSLLSSLANYSNLTQGSKEHEEQENNEEARKKTVQAPRMGTIMGVYLPCLQNILGVILFLRMTWLVGVGGVLGTFTIVFMCCSTTMLTAISMSAIATNGVVPAGGSYYMISRSLGPEFGGAVGICFYLGTTFAGAMYILGCIEILLIYIVPAAAIFKMEGLEGAEAEAALLNNMRVYGTIVLSFMALVVFVGVKYVNKLALVFLACVILSILAVYAGVIKTSFDPPDFPVCVLGNRTLVSKGFDICAKTIERGNATVTTRLWRAFCDSEFLNATCDEYFTNNNITQIQGIPGVTSGILAENLFSTFMEKNSMLEKRGIPAVLDPEAPETNSNRYVLADITSFFTLLVGIYFPSVTGIMAGSNRSGDLQDAQKSIPIGTILAITTTSIIYMSSVILFGACVDGVVLRDKFGEGVNGNLVIGTLAWPSPWVIVFGSFFSTCGAGLQSLTGAPRLLQAIARDGIIPFLRVFGHGKANGEPTWALLLTACICESGILIASLDAVAPILSMFFLMCYMFVNLACALQTLLRTPNWRPRFKFYHWALSLLGMSLCLTLMFLCSWYYAIVAMVIAGCIYKYIEFCGAEKEWGDGIRGISLSAARFALMRLEEGPPHTKNWRPQILVLMSLDAEQNVEQPRLLSLTNQLKAGKGLTIVGACVEGTYLNNQPQAQKGDQSLRKLMEVEKVKGFSQVVISSNLRDATSHLIQAGGLGGLRHNTVLVSFPKNWKQAEEHHRCRNFIEVVRETTAAHLALLVPKNISAYPSNGERFTEGHIDVWWIVHDGGMLMLLPFLLRHHKVWRKCKMRIFTVAQMDDNSIQMKKDLMTFLYHLRFDAEVEVVEMHDSDISAYTYEKTLMMEQRSQILKEMHLTKNEREREIQSITDVSRGSIRRKNPSNLHPQRSIAEESVGGGGEEKSEEEVQLIQGKNATPTPTSPTSPTALTPAAMSPGEEMQRTWTDDTEKPNNPAVANPESIKDMFNMKPEWENLNQSNVRRMHHAQKLNEVIVKKSQEAKLVLLNMPGPPKNRTGEENYMEFLEVLTEGLNRVLLVRGGGREVITIYS; this comes from the exons GAGATGCTACATCCAAGGAGAGCAGCCCCTTTATTAACAGTAGCACCAGTGACGTAGAGAAAAGCCAGCAGTATGATGGGAAAAACATGGCCCTATTTGAG gAGGAAATGGACACCAGTCCAATGGTGTCTTCTCTCCTGAGCAGCCTCGCCAACTACTCCAACCTGACACAGGGCAGTAAAGAGCATGAAGAGCAAGAAAACAACGAGGAGGCGCGCAAGAAAACCGTGCAG GCTCCACGTATGGGCACCATCATGGGCGTTTACCTGCCATGTCTGCAGAACATCCTGGGAGTGATCCTGTTCCTCAGGATGACCTGGTTGGTGGGCGTTGGAGGCGTTTTGGGAACCTTCACCATAGTGTTCATGTGCTGCTCCACG ACTATGCTGACTGCTATCTCAATGAGCGCCATCGCCACCAATGGAGTGGTGCCAG CTGGAGGTTCATACTACATGATCTCTCGTTCACTGGGGCCGGAGTTCGGAGGGGCCGTTGGTATATGTTTCTATCTGGGCACAACTTTTGCAGGAGCCATGTACATCTTGGGCTGCATCGAAATCCTGCTG aTTTACATCGTGCCAGCTGCTGCCATATTCAAGATGGAGGGTCtggagggagcagaggccgagGCGGCGCTGCTGAATAACATGCGTGTGTACGGTACCATCGTGCTCTCCTTCATGGCTCTAGTCGTCTTCGTCGGCGTGAAGTACGTCAACAAGTTGGCCCTCGTGTTCCTCGCCTGCGTCATTCTCTCCATTCTCGCCGTCTACGCCGGCGTCATCAAGACCTCTTTTGACCCGCCTGACTTTCC GGTGTGCGTGCTCGGGAACCGAACTCTCGTGTCGAAGGGGTTTGACATTTGTGCCAAGACCATCGAGCGAGGCAACGCCACAGTCACCACCAGGCTTTGGAGGGCCTTCTGCGACTCTGAGTTCCTGAACGCCACCTGCGATGAGTACTTCACCAACAACAACATCACTCAGATCCAGGGGATCCCCGGGGTCACCAGTGGCATCCTGGCAG AAAACCTCTTCAGCACCTTCATGGAGAAAAATTCGATGTTAGAGAAGCGAGGTATACCAGCAGTGCTCGACCCTGAAGCCCCGGAAACCAACTCTAACCGATACGTCCTGGCTGATATCACCAGCTTCTTCACCCTGCTGGTTGGCATCTACTTCCCCTCTGTCACCG GTATCATGGCTGGATCGAACCGCTCTGGTGACCTGCAGGACGCTCAGAAGTCCATCCCTATCGGCACCATCCTGGCCATCACAACCACCTCCATCATCT ACATGTCTAGCGTGATTCTGTTTGGGGCCTGTGTGGACGGAGTCGTTCTGAGGGACAA ATTTGGGGAAGGTGTCAACGGTAACTTGGTCATTGGTACCCTGGCGTGGCCCTCTCCGTGGGTCATTGTGTTCGGCTCCTTCTTCTCCACCTGCGGGGCCGGGCTTCAGAGTTTGACGGGAGCGCCCCGTCTCCTTCAGGCTATCGCCCGAGACGGCATCATTCCTTTCCTCAGG GTGTTCGGTCATGGCAAAGCTAACGGTGAACCCACCTGGGCTCTCCTGCTGACGGCCTGCATCTGCGAGAGCGGCATCCTCATCGCCTCCCTGGACGCAGTCGCTCCCATTCTGTCCAT GTTCTTCCTGATGTGCTACATGTTTGTAAATCTGGCCTGTGCTCTGCAGACGCTCCTCAGGACCCCGAACTGGAGGCCCCGCTTTAAATTCTACCATtg GGCTCTGTCACTCTTGGGCATGAGCTTGTGTCTTACTCTGATGTTCCTCTGCTCCTGGTACTACGCTATCGTTGCCATGGTAATCGCCGGCTGCATCTACAAGTACATCGAATTCTGCGG GGCAGAGAAAGAGTGGGGCGATGGGATCCGTGGCATCTCTCTGAGCGCCGCCCGCTTTGCTCTGATGAGGCTGGAGGAAGGTCCTCCTCACACTAAAAACTGGAG GCCCCAGATTCTGGTGCTCATGAGTCTGGATGCGGAGCAGAACGTAGAGCAGCCTCGACTGCTGTCGCTGACCAATCAGCTGAAAGCAGGCAAAGGCTTGACCATCGTGGGAGCGTGTGTGGAGGGCACCTACTTAAACAACCAGCCACAGGCGCAGAAAGGAGACCAA TCCCTAAGGAAGCTGATGGAGGTGGAGAAGGTGAAGGGATTCAGTCAGGTCGTGATCTCTTCTAACCTGCGGGATGCCACCTCACACCTGATCCAGGCTGGAGGTCTGGGCGGCCTCCGTCACAACACGGTCCTGGTCAGCTTCCCAAAGAACTGGAAACAGGCTGAGGAGCACCACCGCTGCAGGAACTTCATTG AGGTTGTTAGAGAGACCACTGCTGCTCACTTGGCCTTGCTGGTGCCGAAGAACATCTCTGCGTACCCATCAAACGGAGAGCGCTTCACTGAAGGCCACATCGACGTGTGGTGGATCGTCCATGATGGGGGCATGCTCATGCTCCTTCCCTTCCTTCTGCGCCACCACAAG GTGTGGAGGAAGTGCAAGATGCGTATCTTCACTGTGGCTCAGATGGACGACAACAGCATTCAGATGAAGAAAGACCTGATGACTTTCCTCTATCATCTGCGGTTTGATGCTGAGGTGGAGGTGGTTGAAATG CATGACAGCGACATCTCGGCCTACACCTACGAAAAGACCCTGATGATGGAGCAGCGGTCACAGATCCTGAAAGAGATGCACCTGACCAAGAACGAGCGTGAGCGAGAG ATTCAGAGCATCACAGACGTGTCCCGTGGCTCTATACGGCGAAAGAACCCTTCAAACCTGCACCCCCAGAGGAGTATCGCTGAGGAGTCTGTGGGAGGAGGCGGTGAAGAGAAGTCTGAGGAGGAG GTTCAGCTAATTCAGGGAAAAAATGCCACCCCCACCCCAACTAGCCCCACCTCCCCTACCGCCCTCACACCAGCGGCCATGAGCCCCGGAGAGGAGATGCAGAGGACCTGGACGGACGATACGGAGAAGCCCAATAACCCTGCGGTGGCCAACCCTGAAAGCATAAAAGATATGTTCAACATGAAACC GGAATGGGAGAACCT GAACCAGTCCAACGTCAGACGCATGCACCACGCACAGAAACTCAACGAAGTCATCGTGAAGAAGTCACAAGAAGCTAAACTGGTCCTGCTAAACATGCCTGGTCCACCTAAGAACCGCACTGGAGAAGAAAACT ACATGGAGTTCCTCGAGGTCTTGACCGAGGGTCTCAACAGGGTCCTCCTCGTGCGTGGAGGTGGACGTGAGGTCATCACTATCTACTCTTGA